A genomic segment from Hippoglossus stenolepis isolate QCI-W04-F060 chromosome 3, HSTE1.2, whole genome shotgun sequence encodes:
- the nucks1a gene encoding nuclear ubiquitous casein and cyclin-dependent kinase substrate 1a isoform X1: MSRPVRNRKVVNYSQFNESDDADEEYGDNKPKKVRPAPREPKHKRSKNSQDDSEESDEKVSKPKNDSAEDFGSEEEENEFGEEEDEDGGSDYEEKKGKKGKKPKVEKPAKRGPKRKRPAEDSDEDKEVSRKRTVRQAASKAVSKQREILLGDGGSEDEEQEEQEEPYLDPDESGSDEDFTVEDDDDSDYGRSKKRSKKVIRRGRPEKKEKKSPKPRLKATVTPSPMKGKGKGRPSAKALEKSSPKEEEEEDPESPLEEEEEEVEKKETSPAPKTTKEAAGGEDEEEDEEEEDGSEEEAPSGED, from the exons ATGAGGAGTATGGCGATAATAAGCCGAAGAAGGTGCGCCCAGCCCCTCGTGAGCCCAAGCACAAGCGTTCAAAGAACTCGCAGGATGACAG TGAGGAATCTGATGAAAAGGTGTCTAAACCCAAAAATGATTCAGCAG AAGACTTTggcagtgaggaggaagaaaatgaatttggagaggaggaggatgaagatggaggaagcgactatgaagaaaagaaagggaaaaagggaaagaaaccCAAGGTGGAGAAGCCCGCCAAGAGAGGGCCAAAGAGAAAACGGCCTGCAG aGGACAGTGATGAAGACAAGGAAGTGAGTCGAAAGCGTACAGTGCGCCAGGCGGCTTCCAAGGCAGTGTCCAAACAGAGGGAGATCCTGCTGGGTGACGGAGGCAGCGAGGATGAAGAgcaagaagaacaagaagaaccCTACTTGGACC CCGACGAGTCTGGCAGCGATGAGGACTTCACGGTGGAGGATGACGATGACAGTGACTATGGTCGCTCCAAGAAGAGAAGCAAGAAGGTGATTCGACGGGGACGgccagaaaagaaagagaagaaaagccCCAAACCCCGACTAAAGGCTACAG TGACACCCAGCCCAATGAAAGGAAAGGGAAAGGGGCGCCCCAGCGCCAAGGCCCTGGAGAAGAGCTCAcccaaagaggaggaggaggaggaccccGAGAGTcccctggaggaggaagaggaggaggttgagAAGAAAGAGACCTCCCCTGCCCCCAAAACGACGAAGGAGGCcgcaggaggagaggatgaggaggaagacgaagaggaggaggatggctCAGAAGAGGAGGCACCCTCTGGAGAAGACTAG
- the nucks1a gene encoding nuclear ubiquitous casein and cyclin-dependent kinase substrate 1a isoform X2, translated as MSRPVRNRKVVNYSQFNESDDADEEYGDNKPKKVRPAPREPKHKRSKNSQDDSEESDEKVSKPKNDSADFGSEEEENEFGEEEDEDGGSDYEEKKGKKGKKPKVEKPAKRGPKRKRPAEDSDEDKEVSRKRTVRQAASKAVSKQREILLGDGGSEDEEQEEQEEPYLDPDESGSDEDFTVEDDDDSDYGRSKKRSKKVIRRGRPEKKEKKSPKPRLKATVTPSPMKGKGKGRPSAKALEKSSPKEEEEEDPESPLEEEEEEVEKKETSPAPKTTKEAAGGEDEEEDEEEEDGSEEEAPSGED; from the exons ATGAGGAGTATGGCGATAATAAGCCGAAGAAGGTGCGCCCAGCCCCTCGTGAGCCCAAGCACAAGCGTTCAAAGAACTCGCAGGATGACAG TGAGGAATCTGATGAAAAGGTGTCTAAACCCAAAAATGATTCAGCAG ACTTTggcagtgaggaggaagaaaatgaatttggagaggaggaggatgaagatggaggaagcgactatgaagaaaagaaagggaaaaagggaaagaaaccCAAGGTGGAGAAGCCCGCCAAGAGAGGGCCAAAGAGAAAACGGCCTGCAG aGGACAGTGATGAAGACAAGGAAGTGAGTCGAAAGCGTACAGTGCGCCAGGCGGCTTCCAAGGCAGTGTCCAAACAGAGGGAGATCCTGCTGGGTGACGGAGGCAGCGAGGATGAAGAgcaagaagaacaagaagaaccCTACTTGGACC CCGACGAGTCTGGCAGCGATGAGGACTTCACGGTGGAGGATGACGATGACAGTGACTATGGTCGCTCCAAGAAGAGAAGCAAGAAGGTGATTCGACGGGGACGgccagaaaagaaagagaagaaaagccCCAAACCCCGACTAAAGGCTACAG TGACACCCAGCCCAATGAAAGGAAAGGGAAAGGGGCGCCCCAGCGCCAAGGCCCTGGAGAAGAGCTCAcccaaagaggaggaggaggaggaccccGAGAGTcccctggaggaggaagaggaggaggttgagAAGAAAGAGACCTCCCCTGCCCCCAAAACGACGAAGGAGGCcgcaggaggagaggatgaggaggaagacgaagaggaggaggatggctCAGAAGAGGAGGCACCCTCTGGAGAAGACTAG